Part of the Polyangium spumosum genome is shown below.
CGCCCAAGCCTTCGGCGGGCGCGTCTGCAGCGAAGGGCGCGGGGGGCGGCAAGATCAGCGACGCGCGCGCCTCGGCGATCGCCAACGAGCTCGCGCAGCTCGACATGCAGATGCTCGGCGCCCTGAACGCCTCGGGCAACGCGACGGCCGGCGTCCTCGATCGTGGCGACGTCCCGCTCGGCCTGCTCGACAACGCGGCGGCCTCGGGCGCGGGCGCGGGGCTCGGCGGCATCGCGGGCCTGAACCTCGGCGCGGCGGGCGGCGGGACGGTCCGGCCCGGCGCGGCGGGCGGCGGCGGGCTCGCGAGTATCGGCGACACGCAGGCCGCCACGGCGGCGAGCGCGCAGGGCGCGGTGAAGACGGTCAAGGGCCCGACGGGCAGCGCGAACGTCGGCGGCGCGGCGGTCTCGGGTGGCAACGTCGCGAACGCCTCGTCCGTCGTGGCCGGCATGGCCGCGGGCTTCCGCCGTTGTTACAACCGCGGCCTGCAGAGCGACCCGACGATGAAGGGCTCGGTGCGCATCACCGCGAAGATCGGCCCGAACGGCGAGGTCCTCTCCGCGTCGCCCTCGGGCGGCGGCGGCCTCTCGGGCGAGGTCATCTCCTGCGTCGTGGCGCGCGTGCAGAGCGCGCAGTTCGCGCCTCCCGAGGGTGGCGGCGCGACCGTCGTCATCCCCGTCTCGTTCGTCAGCCAGTGATCGATCGCCTCGATCCTGCGGCTCCTGTCCGGGGCGCGTGAATGTCCGTGCCCCGCGGCGCAACGAACCCCCCGAGAGACCCTCCACGCCGGCCGTAAAAACGGCGGGATTTCCCGGGGTTTCTCCGCCTGCCCGCGTTGACAGGTGCGCTCGCCCGCTTCTATAGTGACCCCGTCTGGCCCTTCGGAGGACTTCGATGCAGCGAGAACGGATGCTCGGCTTCGGCGCGCTTTGCGCGCTTTCGCTGTTCGTGGCGGCCGGCATCGCGTCTGCACAGGCGCAAGGCGCGCCTCCGCCGCCGCCCGACACGAACGCGGGCCTTCAGCGTCAGGTCACGCTCACGCCTGCGCAGCAGCTCCAGGAGACGGACACCTACCTCGCGCGGATGGAGAGCGCGCGCAGCGTCGTGCGTCGCCTGCTCGAGGAGGCGCGATCGCAGCGCGACGTGGTGAAGACGCTCTGCCTGAACGACAAACTCAACCAGATCGACGTGACGCTGCGCAGCGCGCGAGAGCGTCGGCAGTCGCTCGATCTCGCGGTGAAGCGTGACGACGCGGAGATGTCGTCCCACGAGTTCACGATCCTCGGCGTCCTGCGGCAGCGCGTCGAGCAGCTCACGGCCGAGGCGAACCAGTGCATCGGGAAAGACGCCGACATCCTCGGCGAGACGTCGACGGTCACGCAGATCGATCCTGGCATCCCCGACGATCCTGCGTTTTTCCCGCCTCCCATCATCATCCAGGAGCCCGCGCCCTCCGCGAGCGTGATCAAGTGACGCGTTCGGTAGGTCCGTCGGAGCATCGCCCGATCCCATGAAGAAGCGTGGTCTGCTGATCGCGGCGCTCTCTCTGACGAGCCTCGCGCCTGCCACGGCGTTCGGTCAGGACCAACCCTGGCTCTCCGATCGTCGCTTCACGGTGGGCCCGGGGTACCGCGTCGGCGACTACGAGCTACACCCGGGCGTCGCGCTCGAGTTCGGCTACGACTCGAACTTCTTTTTGCGCGCGAGTGAAGGTGACGCGCCTGGTGATCCCGTGGGCGCGATGCGCCTGCGCGTCACGCCGTCGTTCTCGTTCTCGACGCTCGGCCCGCAGCGCCGGGCCGGCGGCGGCGCCTCGCAGGCCGCGCCCACGGCGGAGTTCTCGGGCGGTTTGTCCGTCACCTACAACGAGTTCTTCCCGGTCTCCGGCCCGCAGGAGGGCAAGGATCGGATGTGGCAGCAGCGCAACGTCAGCGGCCTCTTCGACGTGCGCCTCAACATCCTGCCCACGCGCCCCTGGTCGGGCGTGCTCTATGCGAGCGTCGGGCGCCTCATCCAGGCCACGCAAGAGGGCGTGATCCGCGACGACGCCCCGAACGATAGTTACAACCGCTTCACGCCGAACGCTGGCGCCGAGCTCGTGTGGAACCCGAACGGCGGCCTTCTCGACTGGCGCCTCGGCTACAACTTCGCCGGCACCGTCTTCGAGTCGAACCGCTTCGGCGGCCTGACGAACATCCACCACACCTTCCAGACGCGGGGCCGCTGGCGCTTCCTGCCGCGCTCGGCGCTCCTCTACGACGCGCGCGTCGGCATCATCCACTACCTCGATCCGAGCGAGAAGACGGGCTCGACGCCGCTCCGCGTGCAGATCGGCTACAACGGCCTCATCACGAAGAACTTCGGCGCGTTGATCATGGCGGGCTGGGGCGCGAGCTTCTACGACCCGTCCGCCAGCGAGACCGAAGAGACCGTTCAGGATTTCGACAGCCTCATCGGCCAGGCCGAGATCCGTTACTTCCTCACGCCGAACCCGAGCACCGATCCGCAGGCCGCGAGCACCACGCTCTCGTCGGTCTCGCTCGGCTTCACGCGCGACTTCCATGACGCGTACGTCGGCTCGTACTTCGAGCGTGATCGCGGGTACCTGAAGCTCACGTATTTCTTCGGCGGCCGCTTCGTCGTGATCGTCGACGCCGGCGTCGGCGCCCTCGTGAACCCGGCGATCAACACGCCGAGCCTCCAGGAGAACCCCTGGACCGACATCCGCGTCGACGCCGCGGGCTTCGCCGAGTACCGCTTCAAGGACGCGTTCGGCATCAACACGACGCTGCGCTACAACACGCGCATCAGCGACAACTCCTTCACCATCCCCGGCATCGGCGAGGACAAGCTCCAGTGGCAGCAGTTCGAGGCCTACCTGGGCGCCCGCTGGCTCATGTGATGCGGAGGCGCGACCTCCTCGCGACGCTCGCGTTCCTGCTCGTCGCCTGTGGCGGACGCCCGCGCCCCGTGGATCTCCCGGCCCCCGTGAGCAACGCGACCGTGGGCGTGGGCGACGTCTTCGAGATGCGCATCGTGCGCGAGGACAACCTGCCCACGATGTTCACGGTCGCGCCCGACGGCACGGTCGATCTGCCCTACATCAAGCGCGTCAAGGTCGCGGGCCTCGAGCCGCAGCAGATCGCGGAGATCGTCCGCAAGCGGCTGGTCGAAGCAGAGATCCTGACCGACCCGATCGTGAGCGTGAGCATCAAGGAGTACAACTCCAAGCGCGTCGAGGTGCTCGGCGAGGTGCAGCGCTCGGGCTCCTTGCGCTTCGAGTCCGGCATGACGCTCCTCCGCGCGATCTCGCTCGCCGGCGGCTTCAACCAGATGGCCGCGCGTGACAAGGTCACGATCCGCCGTCAGGTCGGCGACAAGACGCGCGCCGTCACGGTGAGCGTCGAGGACATCATCGACAACGCGATCCCCGACGTCCCGCTCCAGGCAGGCGACTCGATCAACATCCCGCAGCGTGTGTGGTAGGCGGCGGACGCCCGGTTCGTCCGGGCGTCAGTGCTTGCGGGACAAATGGAAGTGGCGCTTGCCCGTGGCCGGATCGGTCGTCGGGGCCTCGATCTTGAGCATGCCGAGCGCGACCTCGCGGACGCGGCCGTCCTTCTCCTGCCGCAGCCGGATGCGCTCGCCGTCGGAGCTCATCACCTCGCACTCGCCGAAGTGGAAGTGGCTCACGAGATCCCCCGTCTCCGGGTACACCTCCACGTCGTCGCGGTGCTGCATCGGGCGCGCGACCGGCGTGGGCGCCGTAGGCAGATCGGACGCGGCATGCGCGGCCGCGGGGAACGGGGAGACCGCGCGAGGCGC
Proteins encoded:
- a CDS encoding polysaccharide biosynthesis/export family protein, with translation MRRRDLLATLAFLLVACGGRPRPVDLPAPVSNATVGVGDVFEMRIVREDNLPTMFTVAPDGTVDLPYIKRVKVAGLEPQQIAEIVRKRLVEAEILTDPIVSVSIKEYNSKRVEVLGEVQRSGSLRFESGMTLLRAISLAGGFNQMAARDKVTIRRQVGDKTRAVTVSVEDIIDNAIPDVPLQAGDSINIPQRVW